The following are from one region of the Desulfomicrobium apsheronum genome:
- the fabG gene encoding 3-oxoacyl-ACP reductase FabG, which yields MNPQGISLVTGASKGIGEAVAIRLAEAGFDIWLNYLSDHENARRIQGQIEELGKKCTLVPFDVSDFKECQKTLTPLLEKDTPFSIVNNAGITKDSLLIWMDEDDWNKVINVHLSGFFNITRTVLPFMLRKRKGRIINISSTSGETGVAGQVNYSAAKSGLIGATRSLAVEVAKRNILVNAVSPGFIDTDMLKELPIEEVSKKIPLGRIGTAQEVAEVVAFLCSPGSSYITGQVISVNGGIYT from the coding sequence GTGAATCCTCAAGGAATATCTCTTGTCACAGGCGCCAGCAAAGGAATTGGCGAAGCTGTCGCTATCCGTTTGGCCGAAGCAGGGTTTGACATTTGGCTTAACTATCTAAGCGATCATGAAAACGCTCGTCGAATACAAGGGCAAATTGAAGAATTAGGAAAGAAATGCACACTTGTTCCATTTGATGTTAGTGACTTTAAAGAATGTCAGAAAACGCTTACGCCACTTTTAGAGAAAGACACTCCATTTTCAATAGTAAACAACGCTGGAATCACAAAAGATTCTCTTCTTATATGGATGGACGAAGACGACTGGAACAAAGTCATCAACGTACATTTATCCGGATTTTTTAATATCACACGCACAGTACTTCCCTTCATGCTCAGAAAAAGAAAAGGACGAATAATAAATATTTCATCAACATCTGGAGAAACCGGAGTTGCAGGGCAAGTAAATTATTCTGCCGCCAAGTCGGGACTCATTGGTGCAACACGCTCACTTGCTGTAGAAGTTGCCAAACGAAATATTCTCGTCAATGCAGTTTCCCCAGGCTTCATCGATACTGACATGCTTAAGGAACTCCCAATTGAAGAAGTATCCAAGAAAATTCCATTAGGCCGAATTGGAACGGCTCAAGAGGTCGCGGAAGTTGTTGCTTTTCTTTGTTCTCCCGGTTCTTCCTACATAACGGGACAGGTAATCTCCGTTAACGGCGGAATATACACTTAA
- a CDS encoding YajG family lipoprotein, whose amino-acid sequence MDKPPTPDIPSLGQGGISKHSSELRSRAIGRKRNGYGKALGDVFLDETNSVQNLIKNALTNVLNKHGYKIYDINSNYSPETVFIDVTINKFWSWLDIDFWSIGIEAEIDTNITITYTDSKTKSISAQTSNRVMAATDSAWKETIDSILHSYQKSAEKELEFLAVHK is encoded by the coding sequence ATGGACAAACCTCCCACGCCAGACATTCCGTCATTAGGGCAAGGAGGGATTTCAAAGCATAGCTCAGAATTACGATCCAGAGCCATTGGAAGAAAGAGAAATGGATACGGAAAAGCCCTCGGAGATGTTTTTCTAGACGAAACAAATTCCGTTCAGAACCTGATCAAAAATGCATTAACAAATGTACTTAACAAGCATGGATACAAAATCTACGATATTAATTCAAACTATTCACCAGAAACAGTTTTTATTGATGTTACAATTAATAAATTTTGGTCGTGGCTTGATATAGATTTTTGGAGCATAGGGATCGAAGCAGAAATTGATACCAATATTACCATCACATACACTGACAGCAAAACTAAATCAATTTCGGCACAGACATCCAATCGAGTGATGGCCGCAACAGACTCAGCATGGAAAGAAACAATAGATAGCATTCTCCATAGCTACCAAAAAAGCGCGGAAAAGGAACTTGAATTTCTAGCTGTGCATAAATAG
- a CDS encoding type II secretion system protein: protein MKPCTMPENRFCKTQATGFTLIELAVVLVVIGLILGMVFKGRELIDQGRVKSLAAQYSKIIGASNTYYDRYGAFPGDGCPDATPASPAACTEPKNGYLSGKELGAFWHLLIDVTGILESSDRESLYGQPRTVFMSSSGMLGKNLNWLDLPGGTQADKRVCCALDKMIDDGNANTGSVIVLGGNYNPQTDCWSLRGQTNIHLKLAP from the coding sequence ATGAAACCCTGCACCATGCCCGAAAACCGTTTCTGCAAGACTCAAGCGACCGGATTCACCCTCATCGAACTGGCCGTCGTGCTCGTGGTCATCGGCCTCATCCTCGGCATGGTCTTCAAGGGTCGCGAACTCATCGACCAGGGCCGGGTCAAGAGCCTTGCCGCCCAGTATTCAAAAATCATCGGAGCCAGCAACACCTATTATGACCGCTATGGAGCTTTTCCGGGAGACGGCTGCCCTGACGCGACCCCGGCAAGCCCTGCGGCATGCACGGAACCGAAAAATGGATATCTGAGTGGAAAGGAACTTGGAGCGTTCTGGCATCTTCTCATCGACGTGACCGGTATCCTCGAGTCCTCGGACCGGGAGTCGTTATATGGTCAACCTAGGACTGTGTTCATGAGTTCAAGTGGAATGCTGGGTAAGAATCTAAACTGGTTGGATCTACCGGGTGGAACCCAAGCGGACAAGCGTGTCTGCTGTGCCCTGGACAAAATGATCGACGACGGCAACGCGAACACTGGGAGCGTTATTGTCTTGGGCGGTAACTACAACCCCCAAACCGACTGCTGGAGCCTGCGCGGCCAGACCAACATCCACCTGAAACTGGCGCCGTGA
- a CDS encoding prepilin-type N-terminal cleavage/methylation domain-containing protein, with amino-acid sequence MQKKGQQGFTLIEMAIVLVIIGLILGMVFKGRELIASAKVKSANAAYNKVVAGTNIYLDRYGVYPGDGCGAADTTPQACLGKGVGAYDGIVSDANEIAAFFTLLKNSGILTTADTKSALGDEWRVGGNSNATWVYVEAADLRLVCDLDRVADDGNPDTGIIRAGEDSPEDTFGGAAQSTDNDGYQAGADCWSKEGTASVLLKVLP; translated from the coding sequence ATGCAAAAGAAAGGACAGCAGGGTTTTACCCTCATCGAAATGGCCATCGTGCTGGTGATCATCGGCCTCATCCTCGGCATGGTCTTCAAGGGCCGCGAGCTCATCGCCAGCGCCAAGGTCAAGAGCGCCAACGCCGCCTACAACAAGGTTGTCGCCGGCACGAACATCTATCTGGACCGTTATGGGGTATATCCTGGTGATGGGTGTGGAGCTGCTGACACAACTCCCCAGGCTTGCCTTGGCAAAGGTGTTGGAGCGTACGACGGTATCGTCTCAGACGCCAATGAAATTGCCGCCTTCTTCACCCTTCTCAAAAATTCGGGCATCCTGACCACCGCCGATACCAAGAGCGCCCTCGGTGACGAATGGAGAGTCGGTGGCAACTCCAACGCGACCTGGGTCTACGTTGAGGCCGCTGACTTGCGCCTGGTCTGCGATCTGGACCGTGTGGCCGACGATGGCAATCCCGACACCGGTATCATCCGTGCCGGCGAAGATAGTCCTGAGGATACCTTTGGCGGTGCCGCCCAGTCCACTGATAACGATGGCTACCAAGCTGGAGCGGACTGCTGGAGCAAGGAAGGCACAGCCAGCGTGCTGCTCAAGGTTCTGCCCTAA
- a CDS encoding tetratricopeptide repeat protein, translated as MSLIYQSLQQATAGGATGEAFRPAMQQRRSQGRDMSKRVVFLLLILSVFCMTGYGLVVWAQKEVRLWLPIEQTARVIEGPGTVEIIPWEEESLPTPLAKLETLTASLDARDEAPPVQKTLPAPEPDTAQQLQPSKELEELFQRRARRNRVVMELDRQLASAWIRDDLQAMSPLLEKLLREAGQDSVLYRKWAGTVALKRGDHAEAEKMFVNLTRDHRADATVRVNLVLALLGQQKNEAARQTWKRLQEDFPQDQKIRDLGKIIPEEVKRRPEMNASTPS; from the coding sequence GTGAGTCTCATCTACCAGAGCCTGCAGCAGGCCACTGCCGGCGGGGCGACAGGAGAGGCTTTCCGCCCGGCCATGCAGCAGCGACGCTCCCAGGGGCGCGATATGTCCAAACGGGTGGTCTTCTTGCTCCTGATTCTGTCCGTGTTCTGCATGACGGGCTACGGCCTGGTGGTCTGGGCCCAGAAGGAGGTCCGGCTCTGGCTGCCTATTGAGCAGACTGCGCGAGTAATTGAGGGACCCGGCACTGTGGAGATCATCCCTTGGGAAGAGGAATCGCTGCCCACGCCCCTCGCAAAACTGGAGACGCTGACGGCGTCCCTGGACGCGCGCGACGAAGCTCCCCCGGTGCAAAAAACGCTGCCCGCCCCGGAGCCGGATACCGCCCAGCAGCTCCAGCCATCAAAGGAACTGGAGGAGCTCTTTCAGCGCAGGGCGCGCCGCAACCGTGTAGTCATGGAGCTTGATCGGCAACTGGCTTCGGCCTGGATTCGGGACGACCTGCAGGCCATGAGCCCCCTCCTGGAGAAACTTTTGCGCGAGGCTGGGCAGGACAGTGTCCTGTACCGGAAATGGGCAGGGACTGTGGCCCTGAAACGCGGTGACCATGCCGAAGCCGAAAAAATGTTCGTCAACCTGACCCGGGATCACCGGGCCGACGCTACGGTCCGTGTCAACCTGGTGCTGGCGCTGCTCGGGCAGCAGAAAAACGAGGCTGCCCGTCAAACCTGGAAGCGCCTGCAGGAAGACTTTCCGCAAGATCAGAAAATACGTGATCTGGGAAAAATCATCCCAGAGGAGGTGAAAAGGCGACCAGAAATGAATGCATCGACCCCATCGTGA
- a CDS encoding pilus (MSHA type) biogenesis protein MshL, with translation MATALLIMLCSCAPNQDRSRLDGPKNYEALRQAMAQEQRDLLHTRDEGIREFESSTVQDRPVLVPELPRYNPLDETRISISVRNEPLNDVLFVVVRNAGLDLVIDPEISLDNRVTISFQDALSSDVVRSLLGAYDVHWSVRDNVLTVERFEERTFNLEFMNAKSQVISQSGGNIFGSSDGEGSGNNLSGTFQLSSSQSFTMEDGSLYAGLQKNIESILGGADGRQGASTLNPMSGSIYVQTTPRRMSTISAMITQLREKLSRQVIIDAQILEVALSDGFDLGIDWNFVQKRVHDGRGYAYGLGANADTGLGTRGNTGSALSAIVLGDPTLTTVSNTVDTIFQATVNALQTFGGVRVVSNPHVRTRHGMPALVTSGTTKNYVKEITRETNTDSDVVNISTTTASAFEGVMLGVIPFITNDGSIDLQVFPITSKVDLSQGMTFVDGSGVTLPVVDVRNINTSVRAHSGDTVILGGLIYKDARKTDSAVPGLADIPGLGWAFNNREDAEQVRELVVVMHIRVVG, from the coding sequence TTGGCGACAGCGTTGCTGATAATGCTCTGCTCCTGCGCACCCAATCAAGACCGTTCACGCCTGGACGGCCCCAAAAACTACGAGGCACTCCGACAGGCCATGGCGCAGGAGCAGCGCGACCTCCTGCACACACGCGATGAAGGCATCCGGGAATTTGAATCCTCCACCGTACAGGATCGTCCAGTCCTTGTGCCCGAATTGCCCCGCTACAACCCCCTGGATGAGACGCGCATCTCCATCTCCGTGCGCAATGAACCACTCAACGATGTCCTCTTCGTGGTGGTCCGAAACGCCGGCCTCGACCTGGTCATCGACCCGGAAATCTCCTTGGACAACCGCGTCACCATCAGCTTTCAGGACGCCCTGTCCTCGGATGTGGTCAGGTCCCTGCTCGGTGCCTACGACGTGCACTGGAGCGTGCGGGACAACGTGCTGACAGTGGAGCGCTTCGAGGAGAGGACGTTCAACCTTGAGTTCATGAACGCCAAATCCCAGGTTATCTCCCAGTCCGGCGGAAACATCTTCGGAAGCTCCGACGGGGAAGGATCAGGCAACAACCTTAGCGGCACCTTTCAGCTCTCCTCCTCCCAGTCGTTCACGATGGAAGACGGGTCGCTCTATGCGGGCCTGCAGAAGAACATCGAATCCATCCTCGGTGGCGCCGATGGCCGGCAGGGCGCGAGCACGCTGAACCCCATGTCCGGCAGCATATACGTACAGACCACTCCCAGGCGCATGAGCACCATCTCTGCCATGATCACGCAATTGAGGGAAAAACTCAGCCGCCAGGTCATCATTGACGCGCAGATCCTGGAAGTGGCCCTGAGCGACGGTTTCGATCTCGGGATCGACTGGAACTTCGTCCAGAAGCGCGTCCACGACGGACGGGGTTATGCTTACGGACTCGGTGCCAACGCCGATACGGGTCTCGGCACGCGAGGCAACACCGGCTCGGCGCTGAGTGCCATCGTCCTTGGTGACCCGACGCTGACGACGGTCAGCAACACCGTGGACACCATCTTCCAGGCCACGGTCAACGCTTTGCAGACCTTCGGCGGAGTGCGGGTCGTCTCCAACCCGCATGTGCGCACCCGGCATGGCATGCCGGCGCTGGTCACATCGGGGACAACCAAGAACTACGTCAAGGAGATCACCCGGGAGACCAACACGGACAGCGACGTCGTCAACATCAGCACGACCACGGCTTCGGCCTTCGAGGGCGTCATGCTCGGCGTCATCCCCTTCATCACCAACGACGGCAGCATCGATCTGCAGGTCTTCCCCATCACGAGCAAGGTCGACCTCAGCCAGGGGATGACCTTTGTCGACGGCTCTGGCGTCACTCTGCCCGTGGTCGACGTGCGCAACATCAACACCAGTGTGCGCGCCCACTCCGGGGACACGGTCATTCTCGGCGGTCTGATCTACAAGGATGCCCGCAAAACCGACAGCGCCGTGCCCGGACTGGCCGACATTCCCGGGCTGGGATGGGCCTTCAACAATCGGGAGGATGCGGAGCAGGTCCGCGAACTGGTCGTTGTCATGCATATCAGGGTGGTTGGGTGA
- a CDS encoding type II secretion system F family protein, whose amino-acid sequence MHLFRYKLISETGKIVSGVIELPIADLTAAVRYVEHDGGIALEVRPLPGPVNMLAQFFGVGLGSFSRLELAEFYHNLGMLLGAGVTVLDGLDKIQEYAANRHLKAALRCIRADIQAGQTFSEALIKHPRLAPFVVQHMVAIGEEAGRLDQMLKKCGDHLLHLHEIVSATKRAMTYPAILLVVVLGAVVFWLWYVVPQLVSLFKDLGVELPLPTRMLIAASDWFQEWFGIVAILATGLVILLSILRRKVYAVRYALSYLSLRAPVISRIVHTSLVARATEYLGIMLGTSISVLRAMTMITEATGNEIYKKRLLGAQNSLQAGNLLSEALKQHQALDPFAIRMLSVGEMTGRLDSQATYVADLYREKLNGLVQVLSKTLEPLIMMVLGGLFAIIMIGLLMPVYDLMTAIGN is encoded by the coding sequence ATGCATCTCTTTCGCTACAAGCTCATCTCGGAGACCGGAAAGATCGTCTCCGGCGTCATAGAACTGCCCATCGCCGACCTCACGGCGGCAGTGCGTTATGTCGAGCATGACGGCGGCATCGCCCTCGAAGTCAGACCGCTGCCAGGACCAGTCAACATGCTGGCGCAGTTCTTCGGGGTCGGCCTTGGGTCCTTCTCCAGACTGGAACTGGCCGAATTCTATCACAACCTGGGCATGCTCCTGGGTGCGGGCGTAACCGTTCTGGATGGGCTGGACAAAATCCAGGAATATGCCGCCAACAGGCACCTCAAGGCCGCGCTGCGCTGCATCCGCGCCGATATTCAGGCGGGCCAGACATTCTCCGAGGCGCTTATCAAGCACCCGCGACTGGCTCCTTTCGTGGTGCAGCACATGGTCGCCATTGGCGAAGAGGCCGGCAGGCTCGACCAGATGCTCAAGAAATGCGGGGACCATCTCCTGCATCTGCACGAGATCGTGAGCGCCACGAAACGCGCCATGACGTATCCGGCCATCCTGCTCGTGGTTGTCCTCGGGGCGGTCGTCTTCTGGCTCTGGTATGTCGTGCCGCAGCTGGTAAGCCTGTTCAAGGACCTGGGCGTCGAACTCCCCCTGCCGACCCGGATGCTCATCGCCGCGTCCGACTGGTTCCAGGAATGGTTCGGCATCGTCGCCATCCTCGCCACGGGCCTCGTCATCCTTCTCTCGATCCTGCGCCGCAAGGTATACGCGGTGCGCTACGCACTGAGCTACCTCAGCCTGCGCGCGCCTGTCATATCCCGCATTGTACACACCTCCCTGGTGGCCAGGGCGACTGAATATCTAGGCATCATGCTCGGCACGAGCATCAGTGTCCTGCGCGCCATGACCATGATCACAGAGGCGACGGGCAACGAAATCTATAAAAAACGCCTGCTCGGGGCGCAAAACTCGCTCCAGGCCGGCAACCTGCTCTCCGAGGCCCTGAAACAGCACCAAGCCCTCGACCCCTTCGCCATCAGGATGCTCTCCGTCGGCGAGATGACCGGCCGTCTGGACAGCCAGGCGACCTATGTCGCCGACCTGTACCGCGAAAAGCTCAACGGCCTCGTCCAAGTGCTCTCCAAGACCCTGGAACCACTGATCATGATGGTACTCGGCGGCCTCTTTGCCATCATCATGATCGGACTGCTGATGCCCGTCTACGACCTCATGACAGCCATAGGTAACTAA
- a CDS encoding GspE/PulE family protein, with product MTQSIRIGDLLKDKGLISDRHIEYSLQEQNVTGQKLGQVLSGIGIVSEFDITRALSVQLGLPHIDLEKETPDQTLLARFNRGTCLNLRIFPLGDDAQFVTMATSSLPDTAMEQACLRFTGKRPKFVLTEETKIVSAIYEYFFFLENPVEVMLDREARILADDTTLTTRPDRFVEYLLLLAIRERASDIHIRPMEHGINVAFRVDGVLRSVRFFPPTLKRALTTIKLTAGMDISEQRLPQDGRWSVTLLHRTINIRASSLVTPYGENIVLRLLHMERGSLSLKALGFLPEDLERLASAFREPFGIILLTGPTGSGKSTTLVAGLSSLDLLGKNVLTVENPIEHVVPLARQTQVNEEAGYDFANAMRYFLRHDPDIILIGEMRDKLTAETAITAATTGHMVLSTLHSNTALGSIPRLKGLELDNLSIAESLVSVVSQRLARSLCRNCMEEYEPAASDLAYLGKRIRTLYRAKGCSACGGTGYRGRTLLYEILTITHEMRVLIEQDAALYQLEELALKQGFTTMFDIGVNKVASGETSVEELQRVLGASRYSSATSG from the coding sequence ATGACTCAATCCATTCGCATCGGAGATCTGCTCAAAGATAAAGGTCTCATCTCCGACAGGCATATCGAATACTCCCTGCAAGAGCAGAACGTCACGGGTCAGAAACTCGGGCAGGTGCTCAGCGGCATTGGCATCGTCTCCGAATTCGACATCACCAGGGCCTTAAGCGTCCAGCTCGGCCTCCCACACATCGATCTTGAAAAGGAAACTCCGGACCAGACCCTGCTCGCCCGCTTCAACCGCGGCACATGCCTCAACCTGCGCATCTTCCCCTTGGGCGATGATGCACAATTCGTGACCATGGCCACTTCAAGCCTGCCCGATACGGCCATGGAACAGGCCTGTCTGCGCTTTACGGGAAAACGGCCAAAGTTCGTGCTGACCGAAGAAACAAAAATAGTTTCGGCTATTTACGAATACTTCTTCTTCCTGGAAAATCCCGTGGAAGTCATGCTTGACCGTGAAGCGCGAATCCTGGCCGACGATACCACCCTGACCACCCGGCCCGATCGCTTTGTGGAGTACCTTCTTCTGCTCGCCATTCGGGAGCGCGCCTCGGACATCCATATCCGCCCCATGGAGCACGGCATCAATGTCGCATTCCGCGTGGACGGGGTCCTGCGCAGCGTGCGCTTCTTTCCGCCGACGCTCAAACGCGCCTTGACCACCATCAAGCTCACGGCCGGCATGGACATCTCAGAGCAGCGCCTGCCGCAGGACGGACGCTGGAGCGTGACGCTGCTGCACCGCACGATAAACATCCGCGCCTCCTCGCTGGTGACGCCGTACGGCGAAAACATTGTCCTGCGCCTGCTGCACATGGAGCGCGGCAGCCTGAGCCTCAAGGCTCTCGGTTTTCTGCCCGAAGACCTGGAGCGACTCGCCTCGGCCTTTCGCGAACCTTTTGGCATCATCCTGCTGACTGGGCCGACAGGCTCGGGCAAATCGACGACCCTGGTCGCCGGACTCTCTTCGCTGGATCTGCTGGGAAAAAACGTGCTGACGGTCGAAAACCCCATCGAACATGTCGTGCCCCTGGCCAGGCAGACGCAGGTCAACGAAGAGGCAGGATACGACTTCGCCAATGCGATGCGATATTTTCTGCGGCATGACCCCGACATCATCCTCATCGGCGAAATGCGCGACAAACTGACCGCCGAGACTGCCATCACCGCTGCCACCACAGGTCACATGGTGCTCTCCACCCTGCACAGCAACACGGCCCTGGGATCCATCCCGCGACTCAAAGGACTCGAACTGGACAACCTGTCCATCGCCGAATCGCTGGTCAGCGTCGTCAGCCAGCGCCTGGCCCGCTCCCTGTGCAGGAACTGCATGGAAGAATACGAGCCGGCGGCCAGTGACCTGGCCTACCTGGGCAAACGGATTCGGACCCTTTACAGGGCCAAGGGCTGCTCGGCATGCGGCGGAACAGGATATCGCGGCCGCACCCTTCTTTATGAAATTCTGACCATCACCCACGAGATGCGGGTCCTGATCGAACAGGATGCGGCCTTGTACCAGCTCGAAGAACTGGCCCTGAAGCAGGGATTCACGACCATGTTCGACATCGGCGTAAACAAGGTGGCAAGCGGAGAGACAAGCGTCGAAGAGTTACAGCGTGTTCTGGGCGCCTCGCGCTATTCCTCGGCGACGTCGGGCTGA
- a CDS encoding ExeA family protein: MNDTTFSQLNITENPFSMATSRSGFYQTQATRVILDEFEHGVMTRKGFMVLIGEVGVGKTSLSLQLFSILEQRHTVFAWIFNTMFTKEELFRAISSDFGLPCERHFTLLDYQKILHDFFLKTHAAGQTAVIAVDEAHNLSDDSLEALRMLGNFEFEGQKLVQVILFAQPELDHRLRQHDMRQLKSRIAIYEILPQFTHSELIGYVNFKLSQAGSQIRLTGLAAWMLWRATRGNVRLAKLIMERALYGCLAYNRQAISPRIMHLAIRELNGISEMSGVIHPARSPLPLIAGLVMLTLLGLSVFSFTGRPMEQIVPAGMFRQNVIRDVEAAPSGEENIYRTDVTSALVELEGFLGKPQAQSLTPWVKMAIAEKKITALRQNLPPGLAVALLDTLPDTNESSPSWRALPWQKLSQTPPEWLIIWHSEYPVETPAPGESGRLVEEAQSRLKALGFLSKPANGQLNSATWYACSQFQRSVGLPATGALDPGTVFWLRHFRQSNTPKS, from the coding sequence ATGAATGACACAACATTCTCTCAACTCAACATCACGGAAAATCCGTTCTCCATGGCTACCAGCCGGAGCGGTTTCTACCAAACTCAGGCGACACGCGTCATTCTGGACGAATTCGAACATGGAGTCATGACGCGAAAAGGGTTCATGGTCCTTATTGGCGAGGTCGGCGTGGGCAAGACTTCCCTCTCCTTGCAACTTTTCAGCATCCTTGAACAACGGCACACCGTTTTCGCCTGGATCTTCAACACGATGTTCACCAAGGAAGAATTGTTCCGGGCAATTTCGAGCGACTTCGGACTGCCATGCGAACGGCACTTCACGCTTCTGGATTACCAAAAGATTCTTCATGACTTCTTCCTGAAAACTCACGCGGCGGGCCAGACTGCAGTCATCGCCGTGGACGAGGCACATAATCTGAGCGACGACTCCCTGGAAGCGCTACGCATGCTCGGTAATTTCGAATTCGAAGGCCAAAAGCTTGTCCAAGTCATCCTCTTTGCACAGCCCGAACTCGACCATCGGCTCAGACAGCACGATATGCGTCAACTCAAGAGTCGCATCGCCATTTATGAGATCCTGCCACAGTTCACTCACTCCGAACTGATCGGCTACGTAAACTTCAAGCTCAGCCAGGCCGGGTCTCAGATACGCCTGACAGGCCTTGCCGCCTGGATGCTCTGGCGGGCCACGCGCGGCAACGTGCGCCTGGCCAAGCTGATCATGGAGAGAGCGCTTTACGGCTGCCTTGCCTACAACAGGCAGGCCATATCCCCACGCATCATGCACCTGGCCATCCGTGAACTGAACGGCATCTCAGAAATGAGCGGAGTCATACACCCCGCGCGGTCACCGCTGCCCCTCATCGCGGGCCTGGTCATGCTGACGCTTCTGGGCCTGAGCGTCTTCAGCTTCACGGGCAGACCCATGGAACAGATTGTCCCGGCGGGGATGTTCCGACAGAACGTGATTCGGGATGTCGAAGCGGCCCCAAGCGGTGAAGAAAACATTTACCGCACAGACGTGACCTCCGCTCTCGTTGAACTGGAAGGTTTTCTTGGCAAGCCGCAAGCCCAATCACTGACACCCTGGGTCAAGATGGCCATCGCCGAAAAAAAGATCACGGCCTTGAGACAAAACCTGCCCCCGGGCCTCGCCGTGGCCCTTCTCGATACGCTGCCGGACACAAATGAGTCTTCACCCTCCTGGAGGGCCCTGCCGTGGCAGAAACTTTCGCAGACGCCGCCAGAGTGGCTGATTATCTGGCATTCGGAGTATCCGGTTGAAACCCCGGCGCCCGGCGAGTCTGGGCGCCTGGTAGAAGAGGCCCAGAGCCGATTGAAGGCTTTGGGATTTCTTTCCAAACCCGCCAACGGGCAGCTCAACAGCGCCACCTGGTATGCCTGCAGTCAGTTTCAGCGCTCCGTAGGATTGCCCGCCACCGGCGCCCTGGATCCGGGCACGGTCTTCTGGCTCCGCCATTTTCGTCAATCCAACACCCCAAAATCATGA
- a CDS encoding type II secretion system protein: MRKVKRKDCSGFSLVELSMLLVIVSLLIMTIAPRYIASQKKDFLVEEKRAVRNARNEILGYLIAHGRLPEADHFENSMAQRLDRLAGPIVYHKQSDAPLTLRLPDQGRDLKVAFWVASLGKNRAPDLGNDYLGDTIAMGHLREKRGAPDTFDDIIDYATLDFVNGLLSGHPGSGDDPPLTSLGSTFAEISTAMIALVRKFHDEKGYYPRSWGDYAFTDIGLDPAEWGTAYDGVYYATAGNRTKVTPADGYTFLVTGTDGTAYVLNASLNWSLWYSMIDEKWYYHSIAAGKEIDITTLVIARVGP, encoded by the coding sequence ATGCGCAAGGTCAAACGCAAGGACTGCAGCGGATTCTCGCTGGTGGAACTGTCCATGCTCCTGGTCATCGTCAGTCTGCTCATCATGACCATCGCCCCGCGCTACATCGCCAGCCAGAAAAAAGACTTTCTGGTCGAGGAGAAACGGGCGGTCCGCAATGCCAGAAACGAGATCCTTGGCTACCTGATTGCACACGGACGGCTTCCAGAGGCGGACCACTTCGAAAATTCCATGGCCCAGCGCCTGGATCGCCTGGCCGGGCCCATTGTGTACCACAAACAGAGCGATGCGCCGCTGACCCTCAGGCTGCCCGACCAGGGCCGAGATCTGAAGGTCGCGTTCTGGGTGGCGAGCCTCGGCAAGAACCGGGCCCCGGATCTGGGCAACGATTATCTCGGCGATACAATCGCCATGGGGCACCTGCGCGAGAAACGAGGCGCGCCCGATACATTCGACGACATCATTGATTACGCCACCCTCGATTTTGTCAATGGGCTCCTCTCAGGCCATCCCGGATCGGGGGACGACCCGCCTCTCACCAGCCTCGGATCTACCTTTGCCGAAATATCCACGGCGATGATTGCCCTGGTCCGGAAGTTCCATGACGAAAAAGGCTACTACCCCAGGAGCTGGGGAGACTACGCCTTTACCGATATAGGGCTGGACCCTGCTGAGTGGGGGACCGCCTATGACGGCGTATACTACGCCACGGCCGGAAACCGGACAAAAGTAACGCCCGCTGATGGATACACCTTCCTCGTGACCGGGACGGACGGCACTGCATACGTACTCAATGCCAGCCTGAACTGGAGCCTGTGGTATTCGATGATCGACGAAAAATGGTACTATCACAGCATCGCCGCCGGAAAAGAGATAGACATCACGACCCTTGTGATTGCCCGGGTTGGGCCATGA
- a CDS encoding type II secretion system protein, with the protein MKKNGFTLIESAIALVILGLIVTLLVPPLVDSVRHEKLHENKDALISLRHALVDIARERGRLPASLDEAGLPEQDTWGSPYTYLAMDADICSQNAGGFDMTLEIGQSAKAVFLIASPGPNRRADAVYEIGAEIKLSERGDDLVEFMSLDQLKYHACR; encoded by the coding sequence ATGAAAAAAAACGGCTTCACCCTGATCGAATCGGCCATTGCACTGGTCATCCTGGGACTCATCGTCACACTGCTCGTCCCACCCCTGGTGGACAGCGTACGTCACGAAAAGCTGCATGAAAACAAGGACGCCCTTATCTCTCTGCGCCACGCCCTCGTCGACATTGCGCGTGAACGCGGGCGGCTTCCCGCCAGCCTCGACGAGGCCGGGTTGCCCGAACAGGACACCTGGGGGAGCCCGTATACGTATCTCGCCATGGACGCGGACATCTGCTCTCAAAATGCGGGCGGTTTCGACATGACCCTGGAAATCGGGCAGTCTGCCAAAGCGGTTTTCCTTATCGCCTCGCCAGGTCCAAATCGCAGGGCGGACGCAGTGTACGAAATCGGCGCAGAAATCAAGCTCTCGGAACGCGGAGACGACCTCGTCGAATTCATGAGCCTCGACCAGCTCAAGTACCATGCCTGCAGGTAA